One genomic region from Antricoccus suffuscus encodes:
- the phoU gene encoding phosphate signaling complex protein PhoU, producing the protein MRDTFQDELDQVGNQLVEMSNLAGSAISRATTALLDADIQLAEGVITGDAVLDQICSDIEANAFELLARQQPVATDLRIVVTALQMALDLARMGDLAAHIAKIARMRYPEQALPQPVRPTILEMGQEAQRIVAKAGSTISARDSERAHELEDDDDLIDVKHRELFRILLSSEWTFGIESAIDVTLLGRYYERFADHAVAVARRVIYIVTGERHPMEYPGATSTSVTAEPIGLDVPGTDAER; encoded by the coding sequence ATGCGCGACACATTCCAGGACGAACTCGACCAGGTGGGCAACCAGCTCGTCGAGATGTCGAACCTGGCTGGCTCGGCGATTTCCCGGGCGACGACGGCGTTGCTCGACGCGGATATCCAGCTCGCCGAGGGGGTCATCACCGGCGATGCGGTCCTCGATCAGATCTGCAGCGACATCGAGGCGAACGCCTTCGAACTGCTCGCGCGTCAGCAACCGGTCGCGACCGACCTACGTATTGTCGTCACCGCGCTACAGATGGCCCTCGATCTCGCTCGAATGGGCGACCTTGCGGCACACATCGCCAAAATAGCTCGGATGCGCTACCCCGAACAAGCACTCCCGCAGCCGGTACGCCCGACGATCCTCGAGATGGGGCAAGAGGCACAGCGAATCGTCGCCAAGGCCGGAAGCACAATCTCCGCCCGCGACAGCGAACGCGCACATGAGCTCGAAGACGACGACGACCTGATCGACGTCAAACATCGCGAGTTGTTCCGGATCTTGTTGTCCTCGGAATGGACGTTTGGGATCGAGTCGGCTATTGACGTTACGCTGCTCGGCCGCTACTACGAGCGGTTCGCAGATCACGCCGTCGCGGTCGCCCGCCGGGTCATCTACATCGTCACCGGCGAACGGCATCCGATGGAATACCCGGGCGCCACCTCAACGAGTGTCACCGCCGAGCCGATCGGTCTCGACGTACCGGGAACCGACGCCGAGAGATAG
- a CDS encoding sensor histidine kinase codes for MHDVTEAHRVEAVRRDFVANVSHELKTPVGAISLLGEAIEDASGDADAVRRFAASMQRESKRLATLVAELIELSRLQGAEPAPPQTNVDVAEIITECVDGIRAAASAKNITIVKAGEATVSVPAVRAQLHAAVSNLLTNAISYSPNDTKVGVTHRVLDGYAEIVVKDQGIGIAARDIGRIFERFYRVDPARSRSTGGTGLGLAIVKHIATNHGGSVDVWSSEGDGSTFTLRLPLEPAIPADGGPDEEPHADAHQPGSRAGRAATRASLEYL; via the coding sequence ATGCACGACGTGACTGAGGCGCACCGGGTCGAGGCGGTACGACGGGATTTCGTGGCTAATGTCAGCCACGAGCTCAAGACGCCGGTGGGCGCGATCAGCCTGCTTGGCGAGGCGATCGAGGACGCCTCGGGGGACGCGGACGCCGTACGCCGGTTCGCCGCGAGTATGCAACGGGAGAGCAAGCGGCTTGCGACCTTGGTCGCCGAACTCATCGAGTTGTCCCGGCTGCAAGGTGCCGAACCCGCTCCGCCGCAGACCAACGTCGACGTCGCCGAGATCATTACCGAGTGCGTCGACGGCATACGTGCTGCCGCGAGCGCCAAGAACATCACGATCGTCAAAGCAGGGGAGGCGACCGTATCGGTGCCCGCCGTACGAGCACAACTACACGCCGCGGTGAGCAACTTGTTGACCAACGCGATCTCCTACAGTCCAAACGACACCAAGGTCGGGGTCACCCATCGAGTCCTCGACGGGTACGCCGAAATCGTCGTCAAAGATCAGGGGATCGGCATCGCCGCGCGTGACATCGGCCGGATCTTCGAACGGTTCTATCGGGTCGACCCGGCGCGCTCACGCTCCACGGGTGGCACCGGGCTCGGCCTTGCGATCGTCAAGCACATCGCGACCAACCACGGCGGGTCCGTTGATGTGTGGAGTAGCGAAGGTGACGGTTCGACCTTCACTCTGCGGCTACCGTTAGAGCCGGCAATTCCGGCGGATGGCGGGCCCGACGAAGAGCCGCATGCCGATGCGCATCAGCCCGGTTCGCGTGCCGGTCGGGCGGCTACCCGTGCTTCGCTCGAATACCTATAA
- a CDS encoding response regulator transcription factor has translation MSRVLVVEDEESFSEALTYMLRREGFEVAEAATGPDAIEEFDRGGADIVLLDVMLPGLSGTEVCRQLRTRSSVPIIMLTAKDSEIDKVVGLELGADDYVTKPYSARELIARIRAVLRRRAEPEAVESSTLDSGRVRMDVDRHIVSIDGHVVPMPLKEFDLLEMLLRNPGRVLTRAQLIDRIWGADYVGDTKTLDVHIKRLRAKIEPDPANPEYVLTVRGLGYKFDG, from the coding sequence GTGTCGCGTGTATTAGTCGTCGAGGACGAAGAGTCGTTCTCGGAGGCACTTACCTACATGTTGCGTCGAGAAGGGTTCGAGGTCGCCGAGGCGGCGACCGGACCTGACGCGATCGAAGAGTTTGATCGCGGCGGCGCGGACATCGTGCTGCTCGACGTGATGCTGCCCGGGTTGTCGGGCACCGAGGTGTGCAGGCAGCTGCGCACCCGGTCGTCCGTGCCGATCATCATGCTCACGGCGAAAGACAGCGAGATCGACAAGGTCGTCGGTCTCGAGCTCGGCGCGGACGACTACGTGACCAAGCCCTACTCGGCGCGCGAGTTGATTGCTCGGATCCGCGCCGTGCTGCGTCGCCGAGCTGAGCCAGAGGCGGTCGAATCCTCCACGCTCGACTCAGGACGGGTGCGCATGGACGTCGACCGGCACATCGTGTCGATTGATGGCCACGTCGTACCCATGCCGCTCAAAGAGTTCGACCTGCTGGAGATGCTGCTGCGCAACCCGGGCCGCGTGCTCACCCGCGCCCAGCTGATCGACCGGATCTGGGGTGCGGACTACGTCGGCGATACCAAGACACTCGACGTACACATCAAGCGGTTGCGGGCCAAGATCGAACCCGACCCGGCGAACCCTGAATATGTGCTCACGGTGCGCGGACTGGGATACAAGTTCGACGGCTGA